From the Nitrospirota bacterium genome, the window CTTTTCCGTCTAAATTAAATATTCCAGCGTGGCAGGGGCAAATGAGATTGCCTTTCGCTTTATTATACCCTACAAGACACCCAAGGTGAGTACACACCCTTGAGAGGGCTATGTACCCCTTACCTGGTCTGTTAATGATAATTGCAGGGGTATTGTTGAGGACTATCTCCCTTGCTTCTCCTGCCGGTATCTCATTTTTCTGAAGGCTCAGTCGTTTCACTTCTGCCTTCCTGCTTGGTGGGGCAATGAATCTGACCAAGGGATAAGCAAACGATACCAATGTTGTTGAGCCAAGCAATGCCAGTAATGATTTCAAAAACTTACGTCTCTTCATACTTACCCCCAAATGCTCGGGTATATTTTAAATCGCGTTGTCAGTATAAACAAATGCAATCCCGGTTGTCAATAAAAATTTTCAATCTGCAAGACTGTATTACTTACCGGTTTTTGACAAAAACCGCAGTTCTCCGGTATAAATAGGCATTGCAAATTTCAGAAGCAGTGTATAAAGCATCGCTCCGGTAGCCCATATGCCCAGGGTGATACTCTTCTCGGTCCATGAAGGTGAATACTCATAAATCTCCCCCAATACCCCAGGAACAAAACCCGGCACTACAAGGCCCATGCCCTTCTCTATATAAACGCCTGCAATTATTAAAACACATGCAATGTTCAGGGTAAGGAAATTTTCTCTGGCCGTCGGACTCAGAAAGATGAGAAAGGCCGTTATATTAAATATCAGCGCACTCCACATCCAGGGAACGAGGGCTGTTTTGCCATGCAGGCCAAAGTAGAGGTATTCCATAGGTGCAAGATGGATGCTCCCGGAATAGAACTCCTTAAAGAATTCAGCACCGAACAGGAAGAGGTTCAAGCCTATGGCATAGGCTATCAATTCAGCAATCTTGAATATCGCCTTGTTATCTATCTCTATCCTGGAAACTTTTCTGACAATCTGGAATATAATTATCATGAGTGCAGGGCCGGAACTCAGGGCTGAGGCAATGAACCTCGGCGCCAGGATTGATGCATTCCAGAAAGGCCTGGCCGACAGGCCATTGTAAAGAAAGGCGGTAACCGTATGGATACTGATTGCCCACGGAATCGAAATTAAAATCAACGGCTTGATTAGCTGGATACTGTATTCCTTGCTGTGTGACATTTTATATAAGACATAAAATGAAATAAGGAAGTTTATTGCAAGGTAGCCGTTCAGCACCAACACATCCCATGCAAGGAGCGAAGATGGAAAGTTCATCGTACCGATAATGGGCATAAGATGCCACACCCTCTCAGGTCTCCCCATGTCTACCAGAATGAAGAGTATGCACATTGTAATGGCTGTAACAGCCAGGAGTTCTCCAAAGAGGACAATCTCCTTGATTGGCTTGAAGTTATATATATATGCAGGCACAACGAGAAGGACTGCCGCTGCAGCAACCCCGACAAGGAATGTGAAGTTTGATATATAGAACCCCCAGGAGACCTGATCCCTCATGGCAGTCAGGATCAGCCCGGTGTTAAGCTGTCTTATATAGGATGCAACTCCCACGATGATGAAAAACGACAGGAAAGCGAGCCAGCTATAGTACCACTTGTCACCTTTTGCCATATGTTTTAAAACTGTAA encodes:
- a CDS encoding ubiquinol-cytochrome c reductase iron-sulfur subunit gives rise to the protein MKRRKFLKSLLALLGSTTLVSFAYPLVRFIAPPSRKAEVKRLSLQKNEIPAGEAREIVLNNTPAIIINRPGKGYIALSRVCTHLGCLVGYNKAKGNLICPCHAGIFNLDGKVLSGPPPKPLTEYPLRVEGETIIIG
- the nrfD gene encoding NrfD/PsrC family molybdoenzyme membrane anchor subunit — its product is MYALLKNFFTVLKHMAKGDKWYYSWLAFLSFFIIVGVASYIRQLNTGLILTAMRDQVSWGFYISNFTFLVGVAAAAVLLVVPAYIYNFKPIKEIVLFGELLAVTAITMCILFILVDMGRPERVWHLMPIIGTMNFPSSLLAWDVLVLNGYLAINFLISFYVLYKMSHSKEYSIQLIKPLILISIPWAISIHTVTAFLYNGLSARPFWNASILAPRFIASALSSGPALMIIIFQIVRKVSRIEIDNKAIFKIAELIAYAIGLNLFLFGAEFFKEFYSGSIHLAPMEYLYFGLHGKTALVPWMWSALIFNITAFLIFLSPTARENFLTLNIACVLIIAGVYIEKGMGLVVPGFVPGVLGEIYEYSPSWTEKSITLGIWATGAMLYTLLLKFAMPIYTGELRFLSKTGK